A part of Dermacentor variabilis isolate Ectoservices chromosome 10, ASM5094787v1, whole genome shotgun sequence genomic DNA contains:
- the RanBP3 gene encoding ran-binding protein 3, which translates to MAEKGGSPGNGDSGLVSSSCLSSGAGMLGLSRIQQNPFAIKTTTPTRSVADSTENKETKPIVAPPTLVLGADNACAVSSSGSRIVLRPSALAFQAEKLKQTSPDAASTEPRDNTTTATATKEQQHQQQAPSASRDPREVSSTCESTTSPVTNGTRTSGTVSSAEDDNSGSTTTSSSGRAVGESSSSFGLALGDLRNGTSSSEHLSTLGTGGGLLSSATDDANHSPHAAAPPDGFVFGENLRERAANFEDASSDSSIAPTSTELSFQQFQQQAGQSSAASTEQPPDVACAASRHAKSLTESAEEYQLRQVKRTYDEVAVVTGEENEFNVLQINCKLFTFDKTTSSWQERGRGSLRLNDQEVDGVLQSRMVMRTQGSLRVILNTKVWSGMVVEHPSSKTVRTTAIDPDGIRVYLIQANGKDAEQLYGALECRVASLKAAEDSGSGVLPMPAAMQGLPPSADSSSSFPESVGSLEDDGASQSKRPRLQESDGSLPDSSHGEDSVATAECESSAEDKG; encoded by the exons GTGGCAGTCCAGGCAATGGAGATTCTGGGCTTGTCTCCAGTTCCTGCCTGTCATCTGGAG CTGGCATGCTGGGACTGTCGCGGATCCAGCAGAACCCATTTGCCATCAAGACCACCACCCCAACAAGGAGCGTAGCAGACAGCACGGAAAACAAAG AGACGAAGCCCATTGTTGCTCCGCCCACCTTAGTTCTTGGCGCAG ACAATGCCTGCGCAGTGTCATCATCTGGGAGCCGGATAGTGCTCCGGCCGTCGGCCCTTGCTTTCCAAGCTGAGAAGCTGAAGCAGACGTCACCAG ATGCGGCATCGACGGAACCCAGGGACAACACCACCACAGCGACTGCTACCAAAgaacagcagcaccagcagcaggcaCCGTCTGCGTCCAGGGACCCCCGCGAAGTGTCGTCCACGTGTGAATCCACCACTAGCCCAGTCACAAATGGCACGCGGACGAGCGGCACAGTGTCCAGCGCGGAGGACGACAACAGCGGCAGCACCACGACCTCCAGCAGTGGCCGTGCCGTCGGCGAGAGCAGCAGCAGCTTTGGCTTGGCCCTAGGTGACTTGCGGAATGGCACCTCGTCGTCCGAACACCTGTCGACCCTCGGCACTGGTGGCGGACTGCTCAGCTCAGCAACAGACGACGC CAACCACTCTCCACATGCAGCGGCGCCACCCGACGGATTCGTCTTCGGCGAGAACCTGCGGGAGCGGGCTGCG AACTTTGAGGATGCCTCGTCGGACTCCTCGATTGCACCGACGTCCACAGAGCTCTCCTTCCAGCAGTTCCAGCAACAGGCCGGTCAAAGCAGCGCAGCCAGCACGGAGCAGCCACCGGACGTCGCCTGTGCGG CGAGTCGGCATGCCAAAAGCCTGACTGAGTCGGCCGAGGAGTACCAGTTGCGGCAAGTCAAGCGGACGTATGACGAGGTCGCCGTGGTTACGGGAGAAGAGAACGAGTTCAACGTGCTTCAG ATCAACTGCAAGCTCTTCACCTTCGACAAGACAACGAGTTCCTGGCAGGAGCGGGGTCGTGGCAGCTTGCGACTCAACGACCAGGAGGTCGATGGGGTGCTGCAATCCAGAATGG TAATGCGGACCCAGGGCAGCTTGCGCGTCATCCTGAACACCAAGGTGTGGTCCGGAATGGTCGTGGAGCACCCCAGTTCAAAGACAGTTCGCACGACGGCCATTGACCCCGATGGAATTCGTGTCTACCTCATTCAG GCCAACGGCAAGGATGCTGAGCAACTGTACGGGGCTCTCGAATGCCGCGTGGCATCACTGAAGGCCGCGGAAGACAGCGGCAGCGGCGTGTTGCCCATGCCAGCGGCCATGCAGGGACTGCCGCCGTCTGCGGACAGCTCGTCATCGTTTCCGGAGTCGGTGGGAAGCCTGGAGGACGACGGAGCATCGCAGTCAAAACGGCCCCGTCTACAGGAGTCTGACGGAAGCCTCCCGGACAGCAGCCATGGAGAGGACTCGGTGGCAACGGCTGAATGTGAGAGCAGCGCGGAAGACAAGGGATAG